The Lutibacter sp. Hel_I_33_5 genome has a window encoding:
- the glyA gene encoding serine hydroxymethyltransferase — MQLDNQIFDLIQEENERQLNGLELIASENFVSDQVMRAQGSVLTNKYAEGYPGKRYYGGCEVVDVVEQIAIDRAKELFGAEYVNVQPHSGSQANTAVFAACLNPGDKILGFDLSHGGHLTHGSPVNFSGKLYKTSFYGVEKETGVLNYDKIQETATKEQPKLIIAGASAYSRDINFERFRIIADSVGAILMADISHPAGLIAKGILNDPLPHCHIVTTTTHKTLRGPRGGMIMIGKDFENPFGLTLKSGKLKKMSTLINSAVFPGNQGGPLEHVIAAKAIAFGEALTDEFLEYQIQVKQNAAAMAKAFVARGYEIISGGTDNHCMLIDLRNKNISGKDAEIILGKADITVNKNMVPFDDKSPFVTSGIRVGTAAVTTRGLVEEDMETIVAFIDEAIVNADNEVVLETIAEQVSYMMSSRRLFVM, encoded by the coding sequence ATGCAACTAGATAATCAGATTTTCGACCTTATTCAAGAAGAAAACGAAAGACAGTTAAATGGCTTAGAATTAATTGCTTCAGAAAATTTTGTAAGCGATCAGGTAATGAGAGCACAAGGTTCTGTTTTAACCAATAAATACGCTGAAGGATATCCTGGAAAAAGGTATTATGGAGGTTGTGAAGTTGTTGATGTTGTAGAGCAAATCGCTATTGATAGAGCAAAAGAATTATTTGGTGCAGAATATGTAAATGTTCAGCCGCATTCTGGTTCTCAGGCAAATACTGCTGTTTTTGCAGCTTGTTTAAATCCTGGAGATAAAATTTTAGGATTCGATTTATCGCATGGTGGGCATTTAACGCATGGTTCTCCAGTAAACTTTTCTGGTAAATTATATAAGACATCTTTTTATGGAGTAGAGAAGGAGACAGGTGTTTTAAATTATGATAAAATTCAAGAAACTGCAACTAAAGAGCAGCCTAAACTAATTATTGCGGGTGCTTCTGCGTATTCTAGAGATATCAATTTTGAACGTTTTAGAATTATTGCTGATTCTGTTGGTGCTATTTTAATGGCAGATATTTCTCATCCAGCAGGATTAATTGCAAAAGGTATTTTAAACGATCCATTGCCTCATTGTCATATTGTTACTACAACGACACATAAAACCTTACGTGGACCAAGAGGTGGAATGATTATGATTGGTAAAGATTTTGAAAATCCATTCGGATTAACATTAAAGTCAGGAAAATTAAAGAAAATGTCAACATTGATTAATTCAGCAGTTTTTCCTGGAAATCAAGGAGGGCCTTTAGAACATGTTATTGCTGCTAAAGCTATTGCTTTTGGTGAAGCGTTAACAGATGAGTTTTTAGAATATCAGATTCAGGTAAAACAAAATGCAGCTGCTATGGCAAAAGCATTTGTTGCTAGAGGATATGAAATTATTTCTGGTGGAACTGATAATCACTGTATGTTAATCGATTTACGTAATAAAAATATTTCTGGTAAAGACGCTGAAATCATTTTAGGAAAAGCAGATATTACCGTAAATAAAAACATGGTTCCTTTTGATGATAAATCTCCATTTGTTACCTCTGGAATTAGAGTTGGTACGGCTGCGGTTACTACTCGTGGTTTAGTAGAAGAAGATATGGAAACAATTGTTGCTTTTATTGATGAAGCAATTGTAAATGCTGATAACGAAGTTGTTTTAGAAACAATTGCAGAGCAAGTTTCTTATATGATGAGTTCAAGAAGATTATTTGTAATGTAA
- the fahA gene encoding fumarylacetoacetase, protein MKITANNPNRKSWIKVDENSDFPIQNIPFGVFITKDDIITIGTRIGDFAIDLGAFHQLGYFNGIPLTDDIFLQDNLNDFIADGRKTWRLVRNRIADVFDVTNGSLRDNAVHKDKVIFRMEDVEMLLPVAVGDYTDFYASKEHATNVGSLFRDPENALFPNWLQIPIGYHGRSSSIIPSGTPIRRPVGQSKPNEGETTPNFGPSKLLDFELEMAFITTDSNNLGDRIPIEDTEEYIFGLVQFNDWSARDIQGWEYVPLGPFLGKNFASTISPWIVTLDALEPFRVENPKQVYKPLPYLKQEGKGSYDIKLQVGIQPENGEETVIANSNFKYMYWTMAQQLAHHTVNGCNVRSGDMMGSGTISGPTKDSYGSMLELTWRGQNPVQLNDGTTRKFINDNDTVIMRAHCKNDNVRIGFGDCVGKVLPVK, encoded by the coding sequence ATGAAAATCACAGCAAATAACCCCAATAGAAAATCATGGATAAAAGTTGATGAAAATTCAGATTTTCCGATTCAGAATATTCCGTTTGGCGTATTTATTACAAAAGATGATATTATAACTATTGGTACTAGAATTGGTGACTTTGCTATTGATTTAGGCGCTTTTCATCAATTAGGGTATTTTAATGGAATTCCATTGACAGATGATATTTTTCTTCAAGATAATTTGAATGATTTTATTGCAGACGGACGTAAAACGTGGCGTTTGGTGAGAAATAGAATTGCTGACGTTTTTGATGTTACCAATGGTAGTTTACGAGATAACGCTGTACATAAGGATAAAGTTATCTTTAGAATGGAAGATGTAGAAATGTTGTTACCCGTTGCTGTGGGCGATTACACCGATTTTTATGCAAGTAAAGAACATGCAACTAATGTTGGTTCTTTATTCAGAGATCCAGAAAATGCGCTATTTCCAAACTGGTTACAAATTCCTATTGGATATCACGGAAGATCTTCTTCTATTATTCCTTCTGGAACACCAATTAGACGTCCTGTTGGGCAATCGAAACCTAATGAAGGTGAAACTACGCCTAATTTTGGACCTTCAAAGTTATTAGATTTTGAACTTGAAATGGCTTTTATCACAACTGATTCAAATAATTTAGGAGATCGAATTCCTATTGAAGATACTGAAGAATATATTTTTGGCTTGGTGCAGTTTAATGATTGGTCTGCAAGAGATATTCAAGGCTGGGAATATGTGCCTTTAGGACCATTCTTAGGGAAAAATTTTGCTTCTACAATTTCTCCTTGGATTGTTACGTTGGATGCTTTAGAACCTTTTAGGGTTGAGAATCCAAAACAGGTATACAAACCACTTCCCTACTTAAAACAAGAAGGAAAAGGGAGTTATGATATTAAACTGCAAGTAGGAATTCAACCAGAAAATGGTGAAGAAACTGTGATTGCTAATTCTAATTTTAAGTATATGTATTGGACAATGGCGCAGCAATTGGCACATCATACCGTAAATGGGTGTAATGTGCGTTCTGGTGATATGATGGGAAGTGGAACTATTTCTGGACCAACAAAAGATAGTTATGGTTCTATGCTAGAATTAACCTGGCGTGGACAAAATCCTGTACAATTAAATGATGGAACTACTCGTAAATTTATTAACGATAATGATACCGTAATTATGCGTGCTCATTGTAAAAATGACAACGTACGGATTGGTTTTGGTGATTGTGTTGGTAAGGTATTGCCTGTTAAATAA
- a CDS encoding DEAD/DEAH box helicase: MIESKTTEKELYEYQKDAIYQIFKAFEDAPENYHLLYQLPTGGGKTVIFSEIVRQYLKTYKKKVLVLTHRIELSKQTSNMLSEFKVENKIINSTANLDDQGDYDCFVAMVETLKNRLNEDKLDITDIGLVIVDEAHYNSFTKIFKFFDKSFILGVTATPLSSNIKLPMNDNYQELIVGEPISYLIKNEFLSQANIYSYNVGLTSLEVGANGDYTVKSSEDLYTNSDMLSKLLQGYEERSKGKKTLIFNNGINTSITVFEAFKRAGYPIAHLDNTNTKKERNLILTWFKKTPGAIITSVSILTTGFDEPTIESIILNRATKSLTLYYQMIGRGSRILNNKSSFDVIDLGNNFHRFGPWGADLDWQRMFKYPDYYLDAILSDEDIESTFRYELPHDVKAEFAKASDLYFDVKKVYVDTIRSGQSSKKVLEKSIEHHAIMCIENSEDVYDALLLAKKLGGDIDDRIHRYSKCISKSTHNFIDWLRDDYRKKLNAYLRANFDEVFEEIFGHPPVEEE, encoded by the coding sequence ATGATTGAGTCAAAAACTACAGAAAAGGAGCTTTATGAGTATCAAAAAGATGCTATTTATCAAATATTTAAAGCTTTTGAAGATGCACCAGAGAACTATCATTTATTATACCAACTACCTACTGGTGGTGGAAAAACAGTTATTTTCTCAGAAATTGTTCGTCAGTATTTAAAGACCTACAAAAAGAAAGTTTTAGTGCTTACTCATAGAATTGAGCTAAGTAAGCAGACTTCTAACATGTTGAGTGAGTTTAAGGTTGAAAACAAAATAATTAATAGTACAGCAAATTTAGACGATCAAGGAGATTATGATTGTTTTGTTGCGATGGTAGAAACCTTAAAAAATAGGTTAAACGAAGATAAATTAGATATTACAGATATCGGACTTGTTATTGTTGATGAGGCACATTATAACTCGTTTACGAAGATTTTTAAGTTTTTTGATAAGTCTTTTATTTTAGGAGTAACGGCTACACCGTTAAGTTCTAATATTAAATTACCAATGAATGATAACTATCAGGAGTTAATTGTTGGTGAACCTATTAGTTACTTAATAAAAAACGAATTTTTATCACAAGCAAATATCTATTCTTATAATGTTGGTTTAACCTCTTTAGAAGTAGGTGCAAACGGTGATTATACGGTAAAATCTTCTGAAGATTTATATACCAATTCAGATATGTTATCTAAGCTTTTACAAGGGTATGAAGAGCGTAGTAAAGGTAAAAAAACATTAATTTTTAATAATGGTATTAACACGTCAATCACTGTTTTTGAAGCTTTTAAAAGAGCTGGATATCCAATTGCACATCTAGATAATACCAATACAAAAAAAGAACGAAATTTAATTCTTACTTGGTTTAAGAAAACTCCTGGAGCTATTATTACATCTGTAAGTATATTAACTACTGGTTTTGATGAACCTACCATTGAATCTATTATTTTAAATAGAGCAACAAAATCATTGACGTTATATTATCAAATGATTGGACGTGGTTCTCGTATCCTAAACAATAAATCTAGTTTTGATGTAATTGATTTAGGAAACAATTTCCACAGATTTGGTCCTTGGGGAGCAGATCTAGACTGGCAACGCATGTTTAAATATCCAGATTATTATTTAGATGCTATTTTATCAGATGAAGATATTGAAAGTACTTTTAGATATGAATTACCTCATGATGTAAAAGCCGAATTTGCAAAAGCTTCTGATTTATATTTTGATGTTAAAAAAGTGTATGTAGACACCATTCGTTCTGGGCAATCTTCTAAAAAAGTACTAGAAAAATCTATTGAACACCACGCAATAATGTGTATAGAGAATAGCGAAGATGTCTATGACGCTTTGTTATTAGCTAAAAAATTAGGTGGCGATATTGATGATAGAATTCACAGATATTCGAAATGTATTTCTAAAAGTACCCATAACTTTATAGATTGGCTTAGAGACGATTATCGTAAAAAATTAAACGCATATTTACGTGCAAATTTTGACGAAGTCTTCGAAGAAATTTTTGGACATCCGCCTGTAGAGGAGGAGTAG
- the ytxJ gene encoding bacillithiol system redox-active protein YtxJ — translation MGLLNNIFGSKTPKEEVKSNVNWIPLTSLAQLEDVKKTSNSETIAIFKHSTRCGISRMVIKQFEKNITEELKDFKVYYLDLLNYRELSNEVGYTFQVQHQSPQLLVIKNQEAIAYTSHYDITQIDLSKF, via the coding sequence ATGGGTTTATTAAATAATATTTTCGGAAGTAAAACACCAAAAGAAGAAGTAAAATCTAATGTGAATTGGATTCCATTAACTTCTTTAGCACAATTGGAAGACGTAAAAAAAACATCAAATTCTGAAACCATTGCCATTTTTAAGCATTCTACTCGTTGTGGAATTAGTAGAATGGTAATCAAACAATTTGAGAAAAATATAACTGAAGAGTTGAAAGATTTTAAGGTGTATTACCTAGATTTATTAAACTATAGAGAGTTATCAAACGAAGTTGGATATACATTTCAAGTACAACATCAATCACCACAACTCTTAGTCATTAAAAATCAAGAAGCTATCGCTTATACTTCGCATTATGACATCACTCAAATAGATTTATCTAAATTTTAA
- the clpB gene encoding ATP-dependent chaperone ClpB, translated as MNFNNYTIKSQETIQQAQQLAQEMGHNQIENEHIFKALFSVDENVLPFILKKLNININVVQQILEKQLVSFSKVSGAELMLSREASKSLNEASIIAKKMKDEYVSIEHILLGIFKSKSNIAQVLKDQGVTEKSLNSAIEELRKGNRVTSQSAEETYNSLSKYAKNLNQLAQDGKLDPVIGRDEEIRRLLQILSRRTKNNPILVGEPGTGKTAIAEGLAHRIIRGDVPENLKDKIVYSLDMGALIAGAKFKGEFEERLKSVIKEVTTSEGDIVLFIDEIHTLVGAGGGQGAMDAANILKPALARGELRAIGATTLDEYQKYFEKDKALERRFQKVMVDEPDTESAISILRGIKEKYETHHKVRIKDEAIIGAVELSQRYITNRFLPDKAIDLMDEAMAKLRMEINSKPEELDVLDRKIMQIEIEIEAIKRENDETKLKSLGIEVANLKEERNEINAKWQSEKSVVDAIQTLKTDIENFKLEADKAERNGDYGKVAELRYGKIKEAEESLEEQQKLLANQQENALIKEEVIYDDIAEVVAKWTGVPVTKMLQSEREKLLKLEDELHKRVVGQNEAIEAVSDAVRRSRAGLQNPNKPIGSFLFLGTTGVGKTELAKALASYLFDDENAMTRIDMSEYQESHSVSRLVGAPPGYVGYDEGGQLTEAVRRKPYSVVLLDEIEKAHPDTFNTLLQVLDEGRLTDNKGRVADFKNTIIIMTSNMGSHIIQEKFENLKGDIYTTMELAKTEILSLLKQTVRPEFLNRIDDIITFTPLSQEDIKQIVKLQLKMVKKMIAEQNITFDATDEAITYLAQKGYQPEFGARPVKRVIQKEVLNQLSKEILACKITTDSIVLLDSFDDTLVFRNQSDLVENT; from the coding sequence ATGAATTTTAATAATTATACGATAAAATCGCAAGAAACCATTCAGCAAGCGCAACAATTAGCGCAAGAAATGGGTCATAATCAAATAGAAAATGAGCATATTTTTAAAGCCCTGTTTTCTGTTGATGAAAATGTGTTGCCTTTTATCTTAAAGAAATTAAATATAAATATTAATGTTGTTCAGCAAATACTAGAAAAGCAGTTAGTTAGTTTTTCTAAAGTAAGCGGAGCAGAATTAATGCTATCTAGAGAAGCAAGTAAAAGTTTGAATGAAGCATCAATTATTGCTAAAAAAATGAAAGATGAATATGTTTCTATTGAACATATTTTATTAGGCATTTTTAAATCTAAAAGTAATATTGCTCAGGTTTTAAAAGATCAGGGAGTTACAGAAAAGTCACTAAATTCAGCTATTGAAGAATTAAGAAAAGGAAATAGAGTTACTTCACAAAGTGCAGAAGAAACGTATAATTCTCTTTCTAAATATGCTAAAAATTTAAACCAACTTGCCCAAGATGGAAAGTTAGATCCAGTAATTGGACGTGATGAAGAAATACGAAGATTACTACAAATATTATCACGTAGAACAAAGAATAACCCAATTTTAGTAGGAGAACCAGGAACAGGGAAAACTGCGATTGCAGAAGGATTGGCGCATAGAATTATTCGTGGAGATGTACCCGAAAACCTAAAAGATAAAATTGTGTACTCGTTAGATATGGGCGCATTAATTGCGGGAGCTAAATTTAAAGGTGAATTTGAAGAACGTTTAAAATCTGTTATAAAAGAAGTAACAACTTCTGAAGGAGATATTGTTTTGTTTATTGATGAAATTCATACACTTGTTGGTGCTGGTGGCGGTCAAGGTGCTATGGATGCAGCCAATATTTTAAAGCCTGCATTGGCACGTGGAGAATTGCGTGCAATTGGAGCAACTACCTTAGATGAATATCAAAAATACTTCGAAAAAGACAAAGCATTAGAACGTCGTTTCCAAAAAGTAATGGTAGATGAACCAGATACGGAAAGTGCAATTTCAATTCTACGTGGAATCAAGGAAAAATATGAAACACATCATAAAGTCCGTATAAAAGATGAAGCCATTATTGGTGCAGTAGAATTATCGCAACGTTATATTACCAATCGTTTTTTACCTGACAAAGCGATTGATTTAATGGATGAAGCGATGGCTAAATTGCGCATGGAAATTAATTCTAAGCCAGAAGAATTAGATGTGTTGGATAGAAAGATTATGCAGATTGAGATTGAAATTGAGGCGATTAAGCGTGAAAATGATGAAACGAAGTTAAAATCTTTAGGTATTGAAGTTGCCAATCTAAAAGAAGAACGTAACGAAATTAACGCTAAATGGCAATCAGAAAAAAGTGTTGTTGATGCTATTCAAACGTTAAAAACTGATATCGAAAATTTTAAATTAGAAGCAGATAAAGCAGAACGAAATGGCGACTATGGTAAAGTTGCAGAGTTACGTTATGGTAAAATAAAAGAAGCAGAAGAATCATTAGAAGAACAACAAAAACTATTAGCAAATCAGCAAGAAAATGCATTAATTAAAGAAGAAGTAATTTATGATGATATTGCTGAAGTTGTTGCAAAATGGACAGGAGTTCCTGTAACAAAAATGTTACAATCAGAAAGAGAGAAACTATTGAAGCTTGAAGACGAATTGCATAAACGAGTTGTTGGTCAAAATGAAGCAATAGAAGCTGTTTCTGATGCTGTAAGACGTTCTAGAGCTGGTTTGCAAAATCCTAATAAACCCATCGGTTCATTTTTATTTTTAGGAACAACAGGTGTTGGTAAAACAGAATTAGCCAAGGCACTTGCCTCCTATTTGTTTGATGATGAAAACGCGATGACGAGAATTGATATGAGTGAATATCAAGAAAGTCATTCTGTAAGTAGATTGGTTGGTGCGCCTCCAGGTTATGTTGGTTATGATGAAGGCGGACAATTAACGGAAGCTGTGAGAAGAAAGCCTTATTCTGTTGTTCTTTTAGATGAAATTGAAAAAGCACACCCAGATACTTTTAATACATTATTACAGGTTTTAGATGAAGGAAGATTAACCGACAATAAAGGTCGCGTTGCAGATTTTAAAAACACGATTATAATTATGACTTCAAATATGGGAAGTCATATTATACAAGAAAAGTTCGAAAATCTAAAAGGTGATATTTATACGACGATGGAATTGGCAAAAACAGAGATTTTAAGTTTACTTAAACAAACGGTACGACCAGAGTTTTTAAATAGAATTGATGATATTATTACGTTTACACCATTATCACAAGAGGATATCAAACAAATTGTAAAACTACAATTGAAAATGGTAAAGAAAATGATTGCTGAACAAAACATCACTTTTGATGCAACAGATGAAGCAATTACTTATTTAGCTCAAAAAGGATATCAACCAGAATTTGGTGCAAGACCTGTAAAAAGAGTAATTCAGAAAGAAGTGTTGAATCAACTTTCTAAAGAGATTTTAGCTTGCAAAATAACGACAGATAGTATTGTTTTACTAGACTCTTTTGATGATACCTTGGTTTTTAGAAATCAATCTGATTTAGTAGAAAACACATAA
- a CDS encoding histidine phosphatase family protein, whose amino-acid sequence MKKYFLLLIFVFTTLVSFSQQVTTYYLIRHAEKVRKDKTNENPELNEKGLERAKKWSEVFKNVSFDAIYSTQYKRTVGTAMPTSEAQNLEIQFYNPRDMFNKKFEVETHKKTVLVVGHSNTTPFFVNAILGEEKYQQIDDNNNANLYIVTVVGVKKTSTLLKID is encoded by the coding sequence ATGAAGAAATATTTTCTCCTCTTAATTTTTGTTTTTACAACTTTAGTTAGTTTTTCTCAACAAGTAACTACGTATTATCTAATTCGTCATGCAGAAAAAGTTAGAAAAGATAAAACGAATGAGAATCCTGAATTGAATGAAAAAGGTTTAGAAAGAGCAAAAAAATGGAGCGAAGTATTTAAAAATGTTTCTTTTGATGCGATCTACTCAACACAATATAAACGTACAGTTGGAACAGCAATGCCAACATCAGAAGCACAAAATTTAGAAATTCAGTTTTACAATCCTAGAGATATGTTTAACAAAAAGTTTGAAGTAGAAACTCACAAAAAAACTGTTTTAGTTGTTGGTCATAGTAATACAACGCCGTTTTTTGTGAATGCTATTTTAGGTGAAGAAAAGTATCAACAAATAGATGATAACAACAATGCTAACTTATACATTGTTACAGTTGTAGGCGTTAAAAAAACAAGTACCTTATTAAAGATTGATTAA
- a CDS encoding DUF6503 family protein translates to MRYSLLLFLFILSCKQPEKQLTAQQIIDKSIVESGSNKVSSSIISFNFRDKTYKAYRKDGDYTLERTLKKNDSLIKDVKSNNGFKRFINDFPIAVSDSMGPKYSNSVNSVHYFSVLPFGLNDKAVQKKILPSAIINKEEYYKVEITFSEEGGGEDFEDVFIYWIGKKDFLIDYLAYSYHTNGGGKRFRVLKEQCNRNGIRFVDYYNYKPKSKDIKLINLDKAFEQNQLKKVSEIILENVKVELLD, encoded by the coding sequence ATGAGATACTCTTTACTATTATTTTTGTTCATACTTTCTTGTAAACAACCTGAAAAACAACTTACTGCACAACAAATCATTGACAAATCTATCGTTGAATCTGGCTCTAATAAAGTATCGAGTTCTATTATTAGCTTTAATTTTAGAGATAAAACATATAAAGCATATAGAAAAGATGGAGATTATACTCTTGAAAGAACTTTAAAAAAAAATGATTCATTAATTAAAGATGTTAAATCTAATAATGGTTTTAAGCGTTTTATAAATGATTTTCCTATAGCTGTCTCAGATTCTATGGGGCCAAAATATAGCAATTCAGTAAATTCTGTGCATTATTTTTCGGTATTACCATTTGGGTTAAATGATAAAGCTGTTCAAAAAAAGATATTACCATCAGCAATAATTAATAAAGAAGAATATTATAAAGTTGAAATTACTTTTTCTGAAGAAGGTGGTGGAGAAGATTTTGAAGATGTATTTATTTATTGGATTGGTAAAAAAGATTTTTTAATAGATTATTTGGCGTATTCTTATCACACAAATGGAGGAGGAAAACGTTTTAGAGTTTTAAAAGAACAATGTAATAGGAATGGAATTCGCTTTGTAGATTACTATAATTACAAACCAAAAAGTAAGGATATTAAGTTAATAAACTTAGATAAAGCATTTGAACAAAATCAATTAAAAAAGGTCTCAGAGATTATTTTGGAAAATGTAAAAGTGGAGCTTTTAGATTAA
- the smpB gene encoding SsrA-binding protein SmpB yields the protein MQKNINIQNKKARFEFEIIDKLVAGIQLTGTEIKSIRLSKARITESFCEFNERGELFVVNMYIEEYIYGHQFNHKPKSERRLLLNKRELRSLRKDVEAKGNTIVPLRLFINDRGFAKLEIALAKGKKTHDKREVLKDRDNKRDLARIKKSFNA from the coding sequence GTGCAAAAAAACATCAACATACAAAATAAAAAAGCCCGTTTCGAGTTTGAAATCATCGATAAATTAGTTGCTGGAATTCAGTTAACAGGAACAGAGATTAAATCGATTCGTTTAAGCAAAGCTAGAATTACAGAGAGTTTCTGCGAATTTAATGAGCGTGGTGAATTGTTTGTTGTGAATATGTATATCGAGGAATATATTTACGGACATCAGTTTAATCATAAACCCAAAAGTGAACGTAGATTATTACTTAATAAGCGTGAGCTTAGAAGTCTACGAAAAGATGTGGAAGCCAAAGGAAATACAATTGTTCCATTACGCCTTTTTATTAACGATAGAGGGTTTGCTAAATTAGAAATTGCCTTAGCAAAGGGTAAGAAAACGCATGACAAGCGCGAGGTTCTTAAAGACCGAGATAACAAACGTGATTTAGCGAGAATTAAAAAGAGTTTTAACGCATGA
- a CDS encoding geranylgeranylglycerol-phosphate geranylgeranyltransferase: protein MISFLKLIRYKNLLMVLLTMVLTKYALIHSVVNQSIINIFQFTILCGSVLLITAGGYIINDIYDIEADKINKPNKVFIDKTIFNKNAWTTYIILNLTGLLLGFYISFMNNIEAVIIFIFVSFGLFLYSSFFKRKVLLGNILVSFFISLCIFIVFVFENNSSNNSLLKLILGIFKTIEIIVPLFAYIIFSFLTTLIREIIKDIEDVNGDLKINAKTLPIVIGRKRASKVAFFFSSILLVFLIVVLKIIAEETIFLLYGIVFILLPLLYFKYRLWISESKKDYSYLSKLMKIIMFLGIISMLLFIF from the coding sequence ATGATTTCTTTCTTGAAACTCATTCGTTATAAAAACCTATTGATGGTTTTATTAACGATGGTTTTAACAAAATATGCGTTGATTCATTCAGTTGTAAATCAATCAATTATAAACATTTTTCAATTCACAATTTTATGTGGAAGCGTATTATTAATAACAGCTGGAGGTTATATTATTAATGATATTTATGATATTGAAGCTGATAAAATAAATAAGCCAAATAAGGTTTTTATTGATAAAACTATTTTTAATAAAAATGCTTGGACTACCTACATTATACTTAATTTAACTGGCTTGCTTTTAGGTTTTTATATTTCTTTTATGAACAATATAGAAGCCGTTATAATATTTATCTTTGTTTCATTTGGGCTTTTTTTATATTCTTCTTTTTTTAAAAGAAAAGTATTACTTGGAAACATTCTAGTTTCTTTTTTTATATCTCTTTGTATTTTTATCGTCTTTGTATTTGAAAACAATAGTTCAAATAATTCTTTATTAAAATTAATATTAGGGATTTTTAAAACTATAGAAATAATAGTACCTCTTTTTGCCTATATCATATTTTCTTTTCTTACCACTCTGATTAGAGAAATTATAAAAGATATAGAAGATGTTAATGGTGATTTAAAAATTAATGCTAAAACGTTACCTATTGTTATTGGTAGAAAAAGAGCTTCAAAAGTCGCTTTTTTCTTTTCATCAATTTTATTAGTATTTCTTATCGTTGTTTTAAAAATAATTGCAGAAGAAACTATTTTCTTACTATACGGTATCGTTTTTATTTTACTTCCACTACTCTATTTTAAATATAGATTATGGATTTCAGAATCAAAAAAAGACTATTCATATTTAAGTAAATTGATGAAAATAATTATGTTTTTAGGAATTATATCAATGTTGTTGTTTATTTTCTAA
- a CDS encoding Maf family nucleotide pyrophosphatase — MLREKLKNYSIILASGSPRRQQFFKDLDLDFEIRLKEVEEIYPKELNGSEITDFLADLKSKPFDNELTGKDVLITSDTIVWFNNTALGKPKNEEDAFTMLRSLSGNKHEVVTSISIKSIHFQKIINDTTSVYFKELTDDEIHYYIKNYQPFDKAGSYGIQDWFGFIAVDKIEGSYFNVAGLPVHKLYKELMKL; from the coding sequence ATGCTCAGAGAAAAATTAAAAAACTACAGTATCATTTTAGCTTCTGGTTCTCCTAGAAGACAACAATTCTTTAAAGATTTAGATCTAGATTTTGAAATTAGATTAAAAGAAGTTGAAGAAATTTATCCAAAGGAGTTAAATGGATCAGAAATTACGGACTTTTTAGCAGATTTAAAATCAAAGCCTTTTGATAATGAATTAACAGGTAAAGATGTTTTAATCACTTCCGATACCATTGTATGGTTTAATAATACAGCTTTAGGAAAACCAAAAAATGAAGAAGATGCATTTACGATGTTACGATCATTATCTGGTAATAAACACGAAGTTGTAACATCAATAAGTATAAAAAGTATTCATTTTCAGAAGATTATAAACGATACAACATCTGTTTATTTCAAAGAATTAACTGACGATGAAATACATTATTATATAAAAAACTATCAACCTTTTGATAAGGCTGGTTCTTATGGAATTCAAGACTGGTTTGGTTTTATAGCTGTAGATAAGATTGAAGGAAGTTATTTTAATGTTGCAGGATTACCTGTTCATAAATTGTATAAAGAATTAATGAAGTTGTAG